Within Nocardia fluminea, the genomic segment GATGGCAAACCCGTCGGGTAGTTCGGTCCCGGTGCCGTACACGCGCCCGACGTCGAGCAGCACACCGCGGCCCACGATCCGATCTGCCACGGTTTCGATGCCGGTGACCTGGTCACCCTGCGAGGTCACCACCTCGCCCGCACGCCGCCCGTTCCAGGCCCTGCCGTGGTCGAAGATGTGGCCGAGACCGTCCCATTGCGTCGAACACTGCAGCGGCATCGACACCACGTCGTCGGCGCCGCCGAGACCGTGTGGGAATCCCTGGATGCCGGCTTCGGCGTCGGTACCGGTGTCGAGCATGGTGTGCACGGGATTGGATCGACGCCGCCAGCCGTGCTGCGGTCCGTTCGTATCGAAGCTCTGCGACAGGCTGAAGCTGCGGCCGTGCCGGATGAGGGCTCCGGCACGGGCTCGCTTGGCGTCGTCGAGGAAGTTCAGCGTGCCGTGCACATCGTCGGCGCCCCACCTTGCCCAGTTCGAGCAGCGGTGGGCCGCGGCGGCGATCGCGGATTCGGGATCGCTGCGGTCCAATGCCATTTCGGCGGTATCTGTTCCGGTCATTTGTGCTCCTGTGGTTCGGGTCGCAGCGCGTCCGAGATCGACTTCACGCCGCCGTGCGAGCTCGCTCCGCCGTCGACGGTGATCTCGGCGCCGGTCAGGTACGTGGAATCGGCGCCGAGGAGGAAGGCCACCGTGCCGGCGACCTCGTCGGCGGTGCCCGCGCGCGCAAGCGCCGTCTCACCGATCGACGCCGACCGGAACGGCGCGGGCGCCGATTCGGTCATGGGGGTGTCGATGAAGCCCGGGTGGACGATATTGATTCGAATCCCGTGCTCCCCCAGAGCCAGTGCGGCGGTATGGGTCAACCCGCGCAGTGCCCATTTGCTGGTGGTGTAGGCGACCGGGTAGTGGCCGGTGAGGGCCGCGATCGAACCGATGTTGACGATGGCCGAGCCCGGGCTCATCACCGGTGTCAGCGCTTGGATCGCGAGTAGCGGTGCCAGCACGTTGACGGCGTAGGCGTCGGTCATGTCGGCAACGGTCACCTCGTCCAGGCGGGCGCGCCTGGTGATGCCGGCGCAGTTGACCAATCCGTGCACCGGAGTGTCGAAAGTGGCTGCCAATGCGCGCCATTGCCGCTCGTCGGTGACATCGAATTCGCGTTCGCTGCCCTGGCGATCGAGCGCGACGACGTGGTACCCGTCGGCGGCGAGCCGCTCGGCGACCACGCGGCCGATGCCGCCCGCGGCGCCGGTGACGACCACGGTTCGGGTTGTCATGGCGCGGTCACCTCGGCCCGGTGCCGCGCGCGGAGGCGGGGTGCGGGCACGGCGTGGGGCGCGCTCGCGCGTTCGCCGACCGTATTCACCAGGGTGCCGATGCCTTCCACGGTGAGCTCGACCGTGTCACCGGCTGTCAGCGGCGGCGGATCGAGACGGCCGCGTCGTCCCCACAGCTCGGCCAGACAGCCGCCGTTGCCGATAGTGCCCGAGCCGAGTACGTCGCCAGGGGCGAGCACGGCGTCGCGTGAGGCGTAGGCCAGCAGCATGGGGAAGGTCCAACCCATGTTGGACAGGACGTCGTGACCGACTTCGGTCCCGTTGACCCTCGCGGTGCAGTGCAGTGCGAGGAAGCCGTCGGTGTCGAGGAACGGCACCATTTCGTCGGCGGTCACCAGCACCGGGCCGAGCGTGTTGGCGAAGTCCTTGCCCTTCGCCGGACCGAGCCCGACCTGCATTTCCAGACGCTGGAGATCACGCGCCGACCAGTCGTTGAGGATCGTGTAGCCGAAGATGTGATCGGCGGCCTGCTCGACGGTCAGGTCGCGCCCCGCGCGACCGACGACGGCCGCGACCTCGAGTTCGAAGTCCAGTTCCGCGCAGTGGTGCGGTGCCCGGATCTCGCTGTGCGGGCCGTTCACCGTATGGGGATTGGTGAAGTAGAAATGCGGCGCCGCATACCAAGCCTCCGGAACACCGCCGCGCCCTTGGACACTCGCGCGGACTCCTTCGACATGTTCTTCGAAGGTGACGAAATCGCGCATCGTCGGCGGTGTCAGCGGGGCGTCGAAAGTCACCTCCTCCACCGGGATCGGTGTGGTCATCGACTGGATCTGGGTGCCCATCTCCAGGGCGGCGGTCAGCCCGGCCCCGACGAGCTCGAGCACAGTGGTGCCACCCGGGAACGGGTACACGTTGTCGCCGTCGACGACAGCGGCGGCGGCAGCCGCGTCATTGCGGCGAATCATGGCAAAGCGCATGGTGGCTAACCCCTTTCACACCGGCGGTGCGATGAACAGACCCTTGTCGGGGTCGTTGAACGATTTCGCGGCGACGAATTCGTCCATCGCGTTGGCGGTGCCCCACTGGTCGCTGACCTCGGGCTGGGTGAAGTCGTAGAGATGCGGGTGCCAGGTGTCCTCATCGAGGGACTCGAGTTCGGTCGTGTACTCCATCGTGTTGCCATTCGGATCCAGGAAGTACGAGAAGGTGTTGTTGCCCGCGAGATGCCTGCCCGGGCCCCATATCTTCTCGACGCCCGAGCGCAGCATCCGGCCGGTGCCGCGCATGTACTCGTCGAGGCCGCGCAGCTCGAACGACGCGTGGTGCAGCGCGGGGTGGGGGCCGCGCGCGATGGCCAGCGAATGGTGCCACCGGCTGGTGCGCAGGAACCACATCATCTTGCCCATGCGCGGATGCATGAGGATGTCGGAGACTTTGAACCCGAAGTGCTTCTCGTAGAAGGCCACAGTGGCTTCCGGATCCGCGGAGTTGACCACCACGTGCGACAGCCGCACCGGAATCGCTTCGCCCACTTCGACTTTGCGATGTTCACGAGCCGCGACGTCGGCGGACACCTCGATCGTGCGGCCTTCGTTGTCGAAGAACCGGAAGCCGTATCCCCCACCGGGCGTCTGCAATCGGTCCGGTTCGGTGACCAGCGTGGCCCCGCCCCGGCCGAGCTTCTCGGCGACGGTGTCGACCGCGGCGCTGTCGGTGACGCCGAAAGAGATCAGGTCGAGGCGTTTTTCGGCGGCGCGGCGGATGCGCACCACGTACTGCTCGGGCGAGCCCTCCGCGGCCAGATAAGTGACATCGCCATCGGTCGCGGTCACCGACAGGCCCCAGTGGTTGGTGTAGAAGTCGAGCTGCTTGTCGAAGTCGGGCACGGCCAGTGCCGTGTGCCGCAGGTGGGTGAAGACATGATCGCTCATGAGGAGGCTCCGAAAGTCGAGGGGACGGGGTTCAGGCCGGTGTCGCGACGAGCTCGGCGATGCGGCGCATCAAGCCGGGGACATCGGCGGCGGGATCGTGGTCGAGCATCCATCGGCCGAGCTGCACCGAGGCCTCGACCACCGCTTTCGCCCGCGGCAGACGACGCTCGGTGAATTTCCGCCACAGCTGCGGACCGACTGGTTCGGCGATGAGGAGTTCGCTGAGCACCGCCGCGTCTTCGAGCGCTTGCGCCCCGCCCTGGGCGAGGGTGGGCGGGCACGCGTGGGCGGCGTCGCCGATCAGCACGATGCGTCCGCGATTCCAGGGGCCGTCGATCACGTGCTGCTCGAACCGGGTGTAGTTGACGGCGTGGGGATCGGTCAGCAGCGCACGGACCTCGTCCCACGGTCCGTGGTACTCGGCGGCCAGTGCGCGCATCACCTCGAGCTGCTCGGCTTTGGACAGTGCCGAACGATCGTGGGTGTCCTCGACGATGTAGGCGTACATCGTGTCCGATCCGGTAGGGCAGTATCCGGCGATGTGCGCGACGCCGCCGTAGTAGAGATCGGTGCGGGTGATCGATGCCGGCCGCGAACACACCAACCGCCAGATACCCATGCCGGTGGGCTCCGGCTCGGAGTCGATTCCGAGGGCGCGACGGGTGGGCGAGCGGACACCGTCGGCCCCGATCACCACGTCGTAGCGTCGGCTACCGCCGTCGTCGAAGACGACATCGACGCCGGTGCCGTCGTCCTCGAATCCGGTCGCACGCACGCCGAAACGCAGTCGCGCACCGGACTTTTCCGCGGCGTCGTGGAGCATCTCCGCCAGGACCGGCCGCTCCATCCCGACCGCGGCCGGGAGGTCTCGACCGCCGGTCCTGGTATCGGGAATCTCGGCGAGGAGGCTGCCGTCGGCGTCGGTCGCGCGGATGCCCAGCGTGTCGAATCCCCAGCTCTCGCGGCTGATGTCGGACCACAGCCCCAGATCCCGGAGCACGCGCAACGCGTTGCCCTGCAAGGTGATGCCGGAACCGATGGCGTGGCCGCGACCACGCGCCTCGACGAGTTCGACGTCGAGACCGGCGCGGGCGAGGAAGACCGCGGCCGCCGACCCGGCGAGACCGCCGCCGAGTACGAGGACGGTGCGGGCGGTGTGAGGGTGCATCGAATCACTTCCCTGGGACAGTGCACATAAGCGAGCGTTGTGGTGACTCACTCCACTCTGAGACCCGCATCACCATCAGGGAAGGCGCGTTTCCTGATCTTCTGTATAAATGGGAGTTATGCAGAAGCCCGCTCGCCCGTTGGCGAATCTCGACCTCAACCTGCTCGTCACGCTGGAGGCCGTGGTGCAGCACGAGAGCGTGACCAGGGCAGCCGAGCATCTCGGGGTCACCCAGCCGGCGGTCTCGGCGGCGCTGGGCCGGCTGCGCCGTCATTTCGACGATGACATCCTCGAGCGGGTCGGCAACAGATACCGGCTGACGCCCTTCGGCATCGAACTTCGTCAGCGCACCAGGGCCGCGCTGACCGGCGTCGAGCGGGTGTTCTCCGCTCGCGGTACCTTCGACGCCACCGACACCAGCCGCGAATACTCGGTGGTGACCAGCGACTACACCACGGCCCTGCTCGGCCGGCGCCTGGCCGAACTGCTCACCGCGGCCGCACCTCACGCACGCCTGCGCATCCTGCCCTCGTCCCCTGAGCTCGTCGCCAGGGCCGAGCACACCCTCACCACCTACGACATGATGCTGGTGCCGCACGGCTTCGTCACCGATCTACCCAATGAGACTGTCTTCCATGATGATTGGATGGTCGTGACGGACGCCGACCACGAGCCGCCCACCGGCGAACTGACCGCCGAGGACCTGCAGCAGCGCCCCTGGGTACTGGTCTACCATTCGCAGACCGCCTCCACCCCGGCCGCGCGCCGGTTGCGGATGCTCGGCATCGAACCGACGCGCCAGATCGTCACCGAGAACTTCATGACCGTCCGCTGCCTGATCACCGGCAGTGATCGGATCGCGCTCATCCCCCGCCGCTTGCTCGCGGTTCCCGGGATGAGCGAGGGTCTCACGGCCTATCCGTGTCCGGTCGACCTCGGCGAGCTGACCCAGGCGATGTGGTGGCATCCGGTGTTCACCGACGATCCCGAGCACCGCTTCCTGCGCACGCTGATCCGGGAAGCGGCCCAAAGCAGCTGGGTGACACCGTAATCGTCGCGCCGCTCATCCAATGAGCACACACCTGTCGGCGGCGAACTGCGACACCCATGAGTACTCCCTTGCGTGACCGCATCGACGCGGACCACCGGCCTTCTTTTCCATGGTCGGCAATCGCCCTGTGCGTTCTGCTCACCGACTCGCCGCCGCGTTCGCGGTGGGAATCCTGGTGGGGCTCTTCGTGAACGGATGCATCGCGGGTCTCGCCCATCCTGGTCGGCCGGCTCCTCGACGCGGGCTGGGGCGCCGAGCAGGTGTACCTGCTGATGTCGGTGGTACTCGTCGCGGGCGGACCGGCCGTCTACGCTCTGCGCGTCGAGGCGCCGCGGGCGACCGCACCGATCCCGACCTCAGCGGTCGGCCACAGTCACGGCTGAGGTCAGTCGAAGGTCGCCGTGAGGCCGGCTCGAATTCCGATAACGGCTGCCTCGCCACGCGAGGACACGGCGAGCTTCTTCAGTAGGCCCGCGACGTGGAACTTGGCTGTGCTCTCGGCGATTCCGAGGTCGTCCGCGATCGCCCTGTTCCGCATTCCCGCGGCGACGCGGGCCAGTACTTCGCGTTCGCGCCGGTTCAGTGCATTCAGTTCCGCCTGTTCGACGGCGGCCACCGGCGGGTCGAGCGGAATCCGCACGCGCACCCGGCTCCCCCAGCCCGGCACCACTTCGATGTCGAGTTCCGCGCGCAGCGTCCGCGCCCGACCCTCGAGACTCCGGGTCAGCGCGGTGGTGTCGAGCTGTCCGGCCGCACTGTCACGGATGTCGACAACCAGCCGGTCCGAGTCGGAGGTCCAGGCGATGCGCAGGCGCTCGAGGTCGGGTTGTGCCGTGAAGACCAGTACCGCCGATTGCGTCATGGCCCGGGCGCCGTGGGCGATCTCCCCCGGTAGTCGCCGCCCGTCGACAGGCGGCGCCTCGAACTCCGCGGTGATCGTCCGGCGGTGCAGCAACGGCTCGAGCTCGCGGTGCAACCGCTCGAACGCCGCCGCCGGTGGTTCCTCCGACAGCGCGCGATCGGTGGCTTCGCCGGAGCGCAACGCGATCAACGCCTCGGACGCTGCCGATGTCGCGGCGGCTCTGGCCTGAGCGTCGTCGAGACCGGGCGCGCGCAGCGTGACGAGCAGACCGGCGAGCACCGCCTCGTGCGCTGCGGTCAGCTCGCTGATCGCCCGCGCTCTGGCTGCCGACGCGGCCCGCGATTCCGCGAGATAGTCGGGACTGGCCTGGGCTACCTGCTGGCTGATCGAGGTCGCCACCATGCCGAAAACGGCTACGAGTTCTTGTTGCAGCGGCACCGGTTCGCGCTGGCGTGGCATCAGCACCAGCAGCGTGTCGCAGCGGTCACGGACCACCCACACCCACCGCCGCACGCCAGCGAGCACCGCCTCGTCAGCGCGGGAATCGCCGGGCCCGAGGGTGGCCTTCAGTGCCTCGAGTTCGGCGATGGCGATCCGGTCGACGATCTCGGCCGGACCGGCGACCTTGCGCGGCCGCCCGCTACATTCGCGCGTGAAGATCACCAGCGCCAGATGCGGCCAGCGCTCGGCCAGACACCGCGACAGCCGCGCCGCGATGTCCACCAGCGGACCGTCGACCACATCCCGCAGACTCCGCAGCGACACTTCCTTCGACTGACATCTCGCTGGGTCATCCACGCCGCCGAGTGTAGGACGCACAGGCCGACCGGACCTCACCGGAGGGCTAGGTTGTGCCCGCCT encodes:
- a CDS encoding cyclase family protein, which gives rise to MTGTDTAEMALDRSDPESAIAAAAHRCSNWARWGADDVHGTLNFLDDAKRARAGALIRHGRSFSLSQSFDTNGPQHGWRRRSNPVHTMLDTGTDAEAGIQGFPHGLGGADDVVSMPLQCSTQWDGLGHIFDHGRAWNGRRAGEVVTSQGDQVTGIETVADRIVGRGVLLDVGRVYGTGTELPDGFAITTAHLEETIRTQGGASSAVGRGDIVTVRTGQLTRARRDGWNDYAGGAAPGLSFTTADWLHRTEIAAIATDTWGFEVRPNEFDNAFQPLHQVAIPHIGLFLGEMWDLDALAEHCARTGTYEFFLVAAPIPVTGAVGAPVNPIAVV
- a CDS encoding SDR family NAD(P)-dependent oxidoreductase: MTTRTVVVTGAAGGIGRVVAERLAADGYHVVALDRQGSEREFDVTDERQWRALAATFDTPVHGLVNCAGITRRARLDEVTVADMTDAYAVNVLAPLLAIQALTPVMSPGSAIVNIGSIAALTGHYPVAYTTSKWALRGLTHTAALALGEHGIRINIVHPGFIDTPMTESAPAPFRSASIGETALARAGTADEVAGTVAFLLGADSTYLTGAEITVDGGASSHGGVKSISDALRPEPQEHK
- a CDS encoding fumarylacetoacetate hydrolase family protein; translated protein: MIRRNDAAAAAAVVDGDNVYPFPGGTTVLELVGAGLTAALEMGTQIQSMTTPIPVEEVTFDAPLTPPTMRDFVTFEEHVEGVRASVQGRGGVPEAWYAAPHFYFTNPHTVNGPHSEIRAPHHCAELDFELEVAAVVGRAGRDLTVEQAADHIFGYTILNDWSARDLQRLEMQVGLGPAKGKDFANTLGPVLVTADEMVPFLDTDGFLALHCTARVNGTEVGHDVLSNMGWTFPMLLAYASRDAVLAPGDVLGSGTIGNGGCLAELWGRRGRLDPPPLTAGDTVELTVEGIGTLVNTVGERASAPHAVPAPRLRARHRAEVTAP
- a CDS encoding VOC family protein, whose product is MSDHVFTHLRHTALAVPDFDKQLDFYTNHWGLSVTATDGDVTYLAAEGSPEQYVVRIRRAAEKRLDLISFGVTDSAAVDTVAEKLGRGGATLVTEPDRLQTPGGGYGFRFFDNEGRTIEVSADVAAREHRKVEVGEAIPVRLSHVVVNSADPEATVAFYEKHFGFKVSDILMHPRMGKMMWFLRTSRWHHSLAIARGPHPALHHASFELRGLDEYMRGTGRMLRSGVEKIWGPGRHLAGNNTFSYFLDPNGNTMEYTTELESLDEDTWHPHLYDFTQPEVSDQWGTANAMDEFVAAKSFNDPDKGLFIAPPV
- a CDS encoding FAD-dependent monooxygenase; this translates as MHPHTARTVLVLGGGLAGSAAAVFLARAGLDVELVEARGRGHAIGSGITLQGNALRVLRDLGLWSDISRESWGFDTLGIRATDADGSLLAEIPDTRTGGRDLPAAVGMERPVLAEMLHDAAEKSGARLRFGVRATGFEDDGTGVDVVFDDGGSRRYDVVIGADGVRSPTRRALGIDSEPEPTGMGIWRLVCSRPASITRTDLYYGGVAHIAGYCPTGSDTMYAYIVEDTHDRSALSKAEQLEVMRALAAEYHGPWDEVRALLTDPHAVNYTRFEQHVIDGPWNRGRIVLIGDAAHACPPTLAQGGAQALEDAAVLSELLIAEPVGPQLWRKFTERRLPRAKAVVEASVQLGRWMLDHDPAADVPGLMRRIAELVATPA
- a CDS encoding LysR family transcriptional regulator; its protein translation is MQKPARPLANLDLNLLVTLEAVVQHESVTRAAEHLGVTQPAVSAALGRLRRHFDDDILERVGNRYRLTPFGIELRQRTRAALTGVERVFSARGTFDATDTSREYSVVTSDYTTALLGRRLAELLTAAAPHARLRILPSSPELVARAEHTLTTYDMMLVPHGFVTDLPNETVFHDDWMVVTDADHEPPTGELTAEDLQQRPWVLVYHSQTASTPAARRLRMLGIEPTRQIVTENFMTVRCLITGSDRIALIPRRLLAVPGMSEGLTAYPCPVDLGELTQAMWWHPVFTDDPEHRFLRTLIREAAQSSWVTP
- a CDS encoding helix-turn-helix transcriptional regulator produces the protein MDDPARCQSKEVSLRSLRDVVDGPLVDIAARLSRCLAERWPHLALVIFTRECSGRPRKVAGPAEIVDRIAIAELEALKATLGPGDSRADEAVLAGVRRWVWVVRDRCDTLLVLMPRQREPVPLQQELVAVFGMVATSISQQVAQASPDYLAESRAASAARARAISELTAAHEAVLAGLLVTLRAPGLDDAQARAAATSAASEALIALRSGEATDRALSEEPPAAAFERLHRELEPLLHRRTITAEFEAPPVDGRRLPGEIAHGARAMTQSAVLVFTAQPDLERLRIAWTSDSDRLVVDIRDSAAGQLDTTALTRSLEGRARTLRAELDIEVVPGWGSRVRVRIPLDPPVAAVEQAELNALNRREREVLARVAAGMRNRAIADDLGIAESTAKFHVAGLLKKLAVSSRGEAAVIGIRAGLTATFD